A single window of Bufo gargarizans isolate SCDJY-AF-19 unplaced genomic scaffold, ASM1485885v1 original_scaffold_1790_pilon, whole genome shotgun sequence DNA harbors:
- the LOC122923652 gene encoding serine/arginine repetitive matrix protein 1-like, translating into MRSPAPTHREEPRTTQTTRGAPHPHIARSPAPHRRHEEPRTHTSDTRSPAPTHEEPRTHTDDMRSPAPTHQTRGAPHPHMRSPAPTQTTRGAPRPHRRHEEPRAHTDDTRSPAPTQTTRGAPRPHRRHEEPRAHTDDTRSPAPTQTTRGAPRPHRRHEEPRAHTDDTRSPAPTQTTRGAPRPHRRHEEPRAHTDDTRSPAPTQTTRGAPRPHRRHEEPRAHTDDTRSPAPTHREEPRTTQTT; encoded by the coding sequence ATGAGGAGCCCCGCACCCACACATCGCGAGGAGCCCCGCACCACACAGACGACACGAGGAGCCCCGCACCCACACATCGCGAGGAGCCCCGCACCACACAGACGACATGAGGAGCCCCGCACCCACACATCAGACACGAGGAGCCCCGCACCCACACATGAGGAGCCCCGCACCCACACAGACGACATGAGGAGCCCCGCACCCACACATCAGACACGAGGAGCCCCGCACCCACACATGAGGAGCCCCGCACCCACACAGACGACACGAGGAGCCCCGCGCCCACACAGACGACACGAGGAGCCCCGCGCCCACACAGACGACACGAGGAGCCCCGCGCCCACACAGACGACACGAGGAGCCCCGCGCCCACACAGACGACACGAGGAGCCCCGCGCCCACACAGACGACACGAGGAGCCCCGCGCCCACACAGACGACACGAGGAGCCCCGCGCCCACACAGACGACACGAGGAGCCCCGCGCCCACACAGACGACACGAGGAGCCCCGCGCCCACACAGACGACACGAGGAGCCCCGCGCCCACACAGACGACACGAGGAGCCCCGCGCCCACACAGACGACACGAGGAGCCCCGCGCCCACACAGACGACACGAGGAGCCCCGCGCCCACACAGACGACACGAGGAGCCCCGCGCCCACACAGACGACACGAGGAGCCCCGCACCCACACATCGCGAGGAGCCCCGCACCACACAGACGACATGA